The DNA sequence CCTGATAATCAAGTGGGATTATGGCAAATCAAGATGATATAAAGACAAGTCAGTACTAACCTTAAATGATTTGCTTAATTTGTTCCAACCCACACCAATCAAACACCCACTAGGATTCAACATCACATTATCCTCATCctaattaagttttaaaagataaaacatGTTGTGTGAGAGATGATGCTTCAATCAAGCACACCACTATCATGACATAAATATTCACCTAAAAACTTTTATTCATCTGTCCCTATCAAATTTGACTCATCCCTAATCTAAGATAGTTTTAAATTAGCATTATTTCATTACTTCATCTGCTTCACCTTCTACTACTCACATTGGCCCAACCTAGTCATTATTAGATAAACAATTTGTGCACAGCAGATGTGATCACTAAAGTAATTCAacttctaattatttatatatttgactATCCAACATACTGTTCTACTTagtaaaattacatatttgaactatactaatcagtaaTCACATATCACAACTGCTACTAGCATTTCTGGAGAGAAAGATAAATATGGGTGCACCAACAAACCTTCAAACAGACAAATCTTATGCTGCTGCAGAAACGTCGACACCATCATTAAAGTTGATACCCTGCCGTTGAGCCACCATTAGCAGCCATCCCCAGCCCGAGAAGGTCGAGAGTAGTGTACTTTGGGCCGAAAACGGATGGAGTTCCCAACATTAATTCCTTCAAACCAGACCCACTATCACAGCCTAGTCCGAGCCCGAGCCCGGAAGCTAATGATCCCCCACTTGTCTCCATTTTCTGCTGACTCCACTCCTCGGTAGAATTGGGAGATGAGGAAGACGAAACTATCCCAAGACCCCTCAGCAATGACATGTTTGGTGCAGCAGCGCCTATCTGAGCAGCCTTCTGCAGCAATGCTGTTGCTGAGAGAGCGGGTGGTGGCGCTGGAGGATACTGCCTGCGCTCCTGTCCTGCATTTCCGAAGATTGATGAGCCTTGATTGACAGCCAGACAGAGAGCTACAGGTTCTGACGATGAAGAGGGTGCGGCATCAGGGGTATAATCAGGGCGAGCAACGGATTGAAATAAGTTGGTGAATCCAGTTGTTTGCGGTTGCAAGCTTGCTGAAGATGTGGATGAAGCGAATAGGCTGGCAAATACATTACTGCTTGAGCTCCCACTACTGCCAGAGCAACTGCTACTGCTGCATCTCGCGGCTAAGCTTGTGGCGTTAGGCGACTCTTCCAAAATCTGGCTGCTACTGGGATTGGCAATGGTGCTATCCAGCAACTCCGTCACTAAACAATATCAAGAAACAAACAGAAAATACTTACTACTTATAGAAACAAAGAAGCAGTAACAGATAACAAGCAACTTCAAGATTATATGCAGATAACAACAGAAACCAACAACTtcttttatactattatatagTTCTTGAACATAGTCCAAATAATATGCAGATAACAACAGAAACCAGTAACAGACAAAACTTCAAGATCAAAGACAAGTAGATAACAAATGTTATTGTATTTTGTCCAAATCAACAAATGTGTAGAGGAAAAGACAACTAATAgaataaaacaacaaacaaatccAAGTTGTATTAATATACCATGATTACTATTATCATCACTGCTGTTATCAGGTACTATACTGGAAGCAACATCAGCTGCAGCTTGAGGAGGATCTTCAGGTGTAGAGGCTTGCTGCTGCTGCGATGGTGGCAGCGCCGACGAAACCCTAGTTTCAAGATCTTTAGCCGCATCAGCAGCAGGCTCGGCTGCCAAAGGAGCTTTTTTTGCACCTTCATCTGCCAAAGCATCACAGAATGCCCTGTGAGTGATATAACTGTCCCTCCTGCAATCAAAACCAGATTAATAAGCCGTCAATTCCACTTCAAGACTTGAGTTTCCATGGAACTGAAGCCACTCCCCACCTCGAAAACACGACTCCACATTGACATTTGTACTCTTTCGTTCCGCAAATCTTCGAATGCGCCTTCCAGTCGGATTGAACTGCGTATTTCTTAGAGCACTTGTCGCATTTCCACTTCTT is a window from the Salvia hispanica cultivar TCC Black 2014 chromosome 1, UniMelb_Shisp_WGS_1.0, whole genome shotgun sequence genome containing:
- the LOC125201279 gene encoding zinc finger protein ENHYDROUS-like, encoding MNESAASGDSSSGNQTISPKPAAKKKRNLPGTPDPDAEVIALSPKTLMATNRFVCEVCNKGFQRDQNLQLHRRGHNLPWKLRQRSSTDVKKRVYVCPEPSCVHHEAARALGDLTGIKKHFCRKHGEKKWKCDKCSKKYAVQSDWKAHSKICGTKEYKCQCGVVFSRRDSYITHRAFCDALADEGAKKAPLAAEPAADAAKDLETRVSSALPPSQQQQASTPEDPPQAAADVASSIVPDNSSDDNSNHVTELLDSTIANPSSSQILEESPNATSLAARCSSSSCSGSSGSSSSNVFASLFASSTSSASLQPQTTGFTNLFQSVARPDYTPDAAPSSSSEPVALCLAVNQGSSIFGNAGQERRQYPPAPPPALSATALLQKAAQIGAAAPNMSLLRGLGIVSSSSSPNSTEEWSQQKMETSGGSLASGLGLGLGCDSGSGLKELMLGTPSVFGPKYTTLDLLGLGMAANGGSTAGYQL